From a region of the Candidatus Brocadia sp. genome:
- a CDS encoding PAS domain S-box protein produces MRYPLFPMKESGRTVSMQASHKILIVDDDTMMCVSLKGLLEENGYHVYAASHHDEAVQVLMKQGVDLILLDLRFHDIAELSLVNRIKEVSPDTIILVMVDQDKIKSAMSSLCLDTVDYVLKPFDPDYLKKAIEKALYKQQLEASLKRTLTEKEIISNTNKIIAASLDIREGFSQVCSELKKVIPFDRACLITSNEQGQWFQVFALAKTYTFSEINEGESFPLAGSLLEEIIKTGEPVIVNNTQNGRFWTDRVLLKERIHSRLGFPLTYKGKVLGAFTFGSEKPNSFHEQCYYYLWQIAPQLAIAMENTKLFNRIKASEERYKMLFNHAADSMMMIDLNGKILTVNQREEKIIGYTMEELLGRYIYDFLPESSKRFVSELLVMAVQKNVQTTEIEVISKNQQVLVMELDVTVVKEGGNILYLLIHFRDITRRKNLESELIEEKKKLDNIVREIGADLLVIDRHNKICWANKRLIEHHPSGNQILNQTCFETYCYLPSVPADCPSVRVFETGRISQTERVIYHNHKKKYCNVMSSPIFDKEGKVVQVLELIQDITERKQEEEKQQRLQQQLVHSDRLISIGRLAAGVAHEINTPLAILSGMIQGFLERNGSFASETLKEFKTMQKVTKRIEKTVDSLLELSHFEGNEQPKPVNINELIKDTVSLIVEQFAAKNKNIRVKLSPRLPKINGFAEQLQQVFMNLLINADDATINGDTIAITTTQKDKRTVHISFKDTGTGIAEDMMPKIFDPFFTTKEVGRGTGLGLSISYGIVKRHRGTIQVKSKIGRGTTFHISLPADCGKVTVHG; encoded by the coding sequence GTGAGATATCCGCTATTTCCGATGAAAGAGAGTGGACGAACCGTGTCCATGCAAGCGAGTCACAAGATACTTATCGTCGACGATGATACCATGATGTGTGTATCACTCAAGGGTCTGCTTGAGGAAAACGGGTATCATGTTTATGCCGCATCTCATCATGATGAAGCTGTTCAGGTGCTCATGAAACAGGGTGTCGATTTAATCCTCCTCGACCTGAGATTTCATGATATTGCTGAGCTTTCCCTCGTGAACAGAATCAAAGAGGTTTCTCCGGACACAATCATTCTCGTGATGGTTGATCAGGACAAAATAAAGAGCGCTATGAGCTCCCTGTGTCTGGACACAGTTGATTATGTCCTGAAACCATTCGATCCGGATTATTTAAAGAAGGCCATAGAAAAAGCCCTTTACAAGCAACAGCTCGAAGCCAGCCTGAAGAGGACGCTCACGGAAAAAGAAATCATCAGCAACACCAATAAAATCATTGCCGCCAGTCTGGATATCCGGGAGGGTTTTTCCCAGGTATGCAGTGAGTTAAAGAAGGTCATACCCTTTGATCGCGCATGCCTCATTACCTCGAATGAACAGGGACAATGGTTTCAGGTGTTTGCGCTTGCAAAAACGTATACTTTCAGCGAGATCAATGAAGGCGAATCTTTTCCCCTGGCCGGCAGTCTCCTCGAGGAAATTATCAAAACCGGTGAGCCCGTGATTGTCAACAACACCCAAAATGGCAGATTCTGGACTGACAGGGTGTTGTTGAAAGAGCGGATACACTCACGGCTTGGGTTTCCCCTCACGTATAAAGGGAAGGTGCTCGGCGCTTTTACTTTTGGAAGCGAAAAACCGAATAGTTTTCACGAGCAGTGCTATTATTACCTCTGGCAGATAGCGCCACAACTCGCCATTGCCATGGAAAACACCAAGCTGTTCAACCGCATCAAGGCGTCGGAAGAACGGTATAAAATGCTGTTTAACCACGCCGCGGATTCCATGATGATGATTGACCTGAACGGCAAGATTCTTACGGTAAATCAGCGGGAAGAAAAGATTATTGGTTACACGATGGAGGAGCTTTTAGGCAGGTATATTTATGATTTTTTACCGGAATCATCAAAACGATTTGTTTCAGAGCTTCTTGTCATGGCGGTTCAGAAAAATGTCCAAACAACGGAGATTGAGGTTATCAGCAAGAACCAACAGGTCCTGGTTATGGAACTGGATGTTACCGTGGTAAAAGAAGGAGGAAATATTTTATACCTGCTGATACATTTCCGGGACATAACGAGAAGAAAGAACCTGGAATCGGAGCTCATTGAGGAAAAGAAAAAACTGGATAACATTGTAAGAGAAATTGGCGCTGACCTGCTGGTTATCGACCGACATAATAAAATATGCTGGGCGAATAAGCGATTGATCGAGCATCATCCGTCAGGCAATCAGATTCTGAACCAAACCTGCTTTGAGACGTATTGTTACCTTCCGTCGGTTCCCGCGGATTGCCCGTCTGTCCGGGTATTTGAGACGGGAAGAATAAGCCAGACGGAACGGGTGATTTATCATAACCACAAAAAGAAATACTGCAATGTAATGAGTTCTCCCATCTTCGACAAGGAGGGCAAGGTGGTGCAGGTGCTGGAGTTAATTCAGGATATTACCGAGCGAAAGCAGGAGGAGGAAAAACAGCAACGACTCCAGCAGCAACTGGTGCATTCCGACCGCTTGATTTCAATTGGGCGGCTTGCGGCCGGAGTCGCTCATGAGATCAATACCCCCCTGGCGATTCTTTCCGGCATGATACAGGGCTTTCTGGAGCGGAACGGTTCCTTTGCCAGCGAGACGCTGAAAGAATTCAAGACGATGCAAAAGGTAACAAAACGTATTGAAAAAACCGTTGATTCTTTGCTGGAACTATCTCATTTTGAGGGAAATGAACAACCAAAACCAGTGAACATTAACGAGCTGATCAAAGATACGGTTTCCCTCATTGTGGAGCAATTTGCTGCAAAAAATAAAAATATCAGGGTAAAACTATCTCCCCGTCTGCCAAAAATCAATGGCTTTGCTGAGCAGTTGCAGCAGGTATTTATGAATCTCTTGATTAATGCGGATGATGCTACCATTAACGGGGATACGATTGCAATAACAACAACTCAAAAAGATAAGCGTACCGTGCATATCAGTTTCAAAGACACCGGTACGGGAATAGCTGAGGATATGATGCCCAAAATTTTTGATCCTTTTTTTACGACAAAAGAAGTGGGAAGAGGAACTGGCCTGGGATTATCTATCAGCTATGGGATCGTGAAAAGACATCGTGGCACAATTCAGGTGAAAAGCAAAATAGGGAGGGGCACTACCTTTCATATCAGCTTACCCGCAGACTGTGGAAAGGTAACGGTACATGGATAG
- a CDS encoding 4Fe-4S dicluster domain-containing protein: MRKETIGFKGGFHLLDAYPVSFCNIIDEISSDGALETFQLPVPAKKVEQVIVNLCPTEPWALPNWVILKHKTAAFLAMVKEMQTRYFPDARFSLAINEKEERVVEDAKLFAGSEDWIRAVPLAAKYPQDDPIVLIKVLLGMDVTFGQDTMPLGIVTLDAQTVSAIYEQGIRGKNVNSRYLVLSGTGLRENEIIHVELGTSVKKILKNKVRDADAFRVFINGPLRGKEITDFSYTIDWSVNNIVVLEEKNRKVLFPMFKADELAFTTNMLGESRRCVYCNFCDDICPVGLEPALYYHHYVRGEKHKARLYHLGKCIECGLCSFICPSKLELLKIILECKAPGKNE, from the coding sequence ATGAGGAAAGAAACCATAGGGTTTAAAGGCGGGTTTCATCTGCTGGATGCTTACCCCGTGTCATTTTGCAATATTATCGATGAGATCTCCTCTGACGGTGCCCTGGAAACGTTTCAATTACCGGTCCCCGCCAAAAAGGTAGAACAGGTCATTGTGAACCTGTGCCCCACCGAACCCTGGGCATTGCCCAACTGGGTAATCCTGAAACACAAGACGGCTGCATTCCTTGCTATGGTAAAAGAGATGCAAACAAGGTATTTTCCCGATGCCCGGTTTTCTCTGGCGATCAACGAAAAAGAAGAGAGGGTTGTTGAAGATGCGAAGCTTTTTGCCGGCAGCGAAGACTGGATAAGGGCCGTCCCGCTTGCTGCAAAGTATCCTCAGGACGACCCCATCGTCCTGATAAAGGTACTTTTGGGCATGGATGTAACTTTTGGTCAGGATACGATGCCGCTGGGAATAGTGACCCTGGATGCCCAAACTGTTTCAGCCATCTATGAGCAGGGTATCAGGGGAAAGAACGTAAATTCACGCTACCTTGTCCTCTCGGGCACGGGTTTACGGGAGAACGAAATTATTCACGTTGAACTGGGGACGTCTGTGAAAAAGATTCTGAAAAATAAGGTGCGAGACGCAGACGCGTTCCGTGTGTTTATAAACGGCCCCTTACGGGGCAAAGAAATAACCGATTTTTCATACACGATTGACTGGTCTGTCAACAATATCGTGGTTTTAGAGGAAAAGAACCGGAAGGTACTGTTTCCCATGTTCAAGGCTGACGAACTGGCATTCACGACAAACATGCTCGGTGAATCGCGGCGGTGCGTCTATTGTAATTTCTGTGATGATATTTGCCCGGTTGGCTTAGAGCCTGCACTCTATTATCACCATTATGTGCGCGGGGAAAAGCACAAGGCAAGGTTGTATCATTTGGGAAAATGCATCGAATGCGGACTGTGCAGTTTCATCTGTCCATCAAAGTTAGAACTCCTGAAAATAATTCTGGAATGCAAAGCGCCGGGTAAAAACGAATGA
- a CDS encoding RnfABCDGE type electron transport complex subunit D: MKKFLKPLEPLLDKGLNTTESFIHSHRNVHFLFGSLFGAIDGLLRSPKETAQAPPFIRSNYDVKRFMGAILVALTTGWVLPAMYLFGWQCVVFKLLISFVIGVFIVDVLWAILAREEHINEGGFVTCLFIPAILPPQAPLWLVGLGAALAIIFRNILGGVGNNLVNPALFSRLFLTICFPAFLVTGYQTPLVGIQDIHAVHQGLDAVTHATPFTAFKTSGEVASYLSLLLGTATGSLGETCRVALIVSGLWLIKIKVANWRIPASYLGSVFVFSVFFSLILGKAVAPPFFQLLSGGLILGAFFMATDPITTTYNQTAKWIFGAGCGFITVLIRDFTTLPEGVMYSILLMNLLAIPIQALMVKIRYRL; the protein is encoded by the coding sequence ATGAAAAAATTTCTGAAACCTCTGGAACCACTCCTGGATAAGGGCCTCAACACGACTGAGTCTTTTATTCATTCTCACCGGAACGTTCATTTTCTCTTTGGATCCCTCTTTGGGGCAATTGACGGACTGCTCCGCAGCCCAAAGGAAACGGCACAGGCGCCTCCCTTTATCAGGAGCAATTATGACGTAAAACGGTTTATGGGCGCCATCCTGGTGGCATTGACAACCGGATGGGTATTGCCGGCGATGTACTTGTTTGGCTGGCAATGCGTCGTCTTCAAATTGCTCATTTCTTTTGTTATAGGCGTTTTTATTGTCGATGTCCTATGGGCAATCCTTGCACGGGAGGAACATATCAACGAAGGTGGTTTTGTTACCTGCCTGTTTATTCCGGCTATCCTGCCGCCTCAGGCGCCACTTTGGCTGGTTGGTTTGGGGGCAGCGTTAGCCATTATTTTTAGAAATATCCTGGGCGGGGTTGGGAATAATCTCGTAAATCCAGCCCTCTTCAGCCGTTTGTTTTTGACGATCTGTTTCCCTGCATTTCTGGTGACCGGTTATCAAACGCCCCTTGTTGGCATCCAGGATATTCATGCTGTGCATCAGGGATTGGATGCTGTTACCCATGCCACCCCGTTTACGGCATTTAAGACGAGTGGAGAGGTTGCATCGTATCTTTCCCTGTTATTAGGCACGGCGACTGGCTCTCTCGGTGAGACGTGCCGCGTGGCATTGATCGTATCCGGACTGTGGCTGATTAAGATAAAGGTTGCTAACTGGAGAATACCAGCGTCCTATCTGGGCAGCGTGTTTGTCTTTTCCGTCTTTTTTTCCCTGATTTTGGGCAAGGCTGTTGCGCCACCCTTCTTCCAACTCCTGAGCGGTGGGTTGATTTTAGGGGCATTTTTTATGGCTACTGACCCGATAACCACAACGTATAATCAAACTGCGAAATGGATCTTTGGGGCGGGATGTGGATTTATTACCGTGCTGATACGCGATTTTACCACCTTGCCTGAAGGGGTAATGTATTCCATTTTGCTTATGAACCTTCTGGCCATTCCGATTCAAGCGCTTATGGTAAAAATACGCTATCGTTTATAA
- a CDS encoding FMN-binding protein — protein sequence MKSDEARRSANRIDKMKIPLSSKYLTELKLILSRIAAILFITFLPCIGLLMVYVFTAPRIAEYYDIKEKRAVLDIFHIPYRTTERHIAGFAFTSIDKKDLKDVFRNNITVEEPKVAWEIQATGTQTAGGKPKGEQRKKLYKYVKDGKLQGIGFVESRMGYGYNKSSTMSLFICVEPDLETLKGLEVLDHSETPGLGGRIVEESFKKQFVGKKVRPRIFVVKGKKAEGANEVDAITGATNTSKGIEQFINDAMKEFWEEQGDIKW from the coding sequence ATGAAGAGCGACGAGGCTCGTCGTTCTGCAAACCGCATAGATAAAATGAAAATTCCTCTATCATCAAAATACCTGACAGAGTTAAAACTAATTCTTTCACGAATTGCGGCAATCCTCTTCATCACTTTTTTGCCCTGCATTGGGCTGCTAATGGTATATGTTTTTACTGCCCCAAGAATTGCCGAATACTATGACATAAAGGAAAAAAGGGCCGTGTTGGATATCTTTCACATACCGTATCGTACCACGGAGCGCCATATCGCTGGTTTTGCCTTCACGAGTATTGATAAAAAAGACCTCAAGGACGTTTTTCGTAACAACATAACCGTTGAAGAGCCAAAGGTAGCATGGGAAATCCAGGCGACAGGAACACAGACGGCTGGGGGAAAACCGAAAGGCGAGCAGAGAAAAAAACTCTACAAATATGTGAAAGACGGAAAACTTCAGGGTATTGGTTTTGTCGAATCCAGGATGGGATATGGTTATAACAAGTCGAGCACCATGTCACTTTTCATCTGCGTTGAGCCTGATCTGGAAACGCTAAAAGGACTCGAAGTGCTGGATCACAGTGAAACTCCCGGTCTGGGCGGAAGGATCGTTGAGGAATCGTTTAAAAAACAATTCGTCGGCAAAAAGGTGCGTCCCAGGATATTCGTCGTAAAGGGAAAGAAGGCTGAAGGCGCCAATGAAGTGGATGCGATTACGGGCGCTACGAATACCAGCAAGGGGATAGAGCAATTTATTAATGACGCCATGAAAGAATTTTGGGAAGAGCAAGGGGACATCAAATGGTAG
- a CDS encoding DUF6516 family protein, whose translation MRIGDEKYSYHWQEKEGKLITRWDNAPHQKVKTFPHHKHLSDGTVVESYEITLEKVLKSIETKLGVKQ comes from the coding sequence ATGCGTATTGGAGATGAAAAATATTCCTATCACTGGCAGGAAAAGGAAGGAAAATTAATTACCAGATGGGATAACGCGCCACACCAAAAGGTAAAAACGTTTCCCCATCATAAGCATCTTTCAGATGGAACCGTGGTTGAATCATACGAGATTACGCTGGAAAAAGTATTAAAAAGCATTGAAACGAAGCTCGGAGTAAAACAATGA
- a CDS encoding 2Fe-2S iron-sulfur cluster-binding protein translates to MTISLFLGAGILALLVLLLSIFSEVIYQFFGRGEKRKLTIVSDDEYKKELDIEGGEKLLSLLQNRGFNIPAACGGMATCGQCKVKLRTDVGTYNAVEIPHFDLRTREASRKFLEEGAGDGYIRLACQVRVDKDVSLYLPKDTLHVRKYTARVIKKRAITSDKMEMWLQPSRPIQYKPGQYIQLAIPEDFVEEHYKKYGNFIKEACKTLGKEFIPYVPGTTLYRGYSLASTEPDILKLIVRMAPAHPSMSIEKGGPPCIGPACVHTYLLERSLWNFFRGEKIRFTGPYGHFTLKEEPHTAVFVAGGAGLAPILALLEQWFQEGRQDTAIFFLGERRFQDIPMVYLPKWLTWQQKNPQFKLVPVLSGAFRGDNPAELNDLDKNCLSSLSVEAKRLVKEQGFVDEQENHWKGEVGFIGPLLRKYLSADQNIVFYLCGPSPMTVTVIDSAANQLNLKKEDALFDDFTGTLTPSVDLIYQKLEIKELLYRASLPNADKLIEKIGQILIIQLILKDKIEEGYRFLDQVRESLGKSAQELELMLSAYKS, encoded by the coding sequence ATGACCATATCCCTCTTCCTTGGTGCGGGCATTCTGGCCTTATTGGTATTGCTGCTGAGCATCTTCAGCGAGGTTATTTATCAATTTTTCGGACGCGGTGAAAAACGTAAGCTCACCATCGTAAGCGATGATGAATACAAAAAGGAACTCGATATCGAAGGCGGTGAAAAACTGCTTTCACTCCTTCAGAACCGGGGCTTTAACATTCCTGCCGCCTGCGGCGGTATGGCGACCTGCGGCCAATGCAAGGTAAAACTCCGCACCGATGTCGGTACGTATAACGCGGTAGAAATCCCGCATTTTGACCTGCGTACAAGAGAGGCATCGAGAAAATTCTTAGAGGAGGGGGCGGGCGATGGATATATACGGCTGGCATGCCAGGTCCGGGTTGACAAGGATGTAAGCCTGTATCTGCCAAAGGACACATTACACGTCAGAAAATACACCGCCCGGGTAATTAAGAAACGGGCGATTACCAGCGATAAAATGGAGATGTGGCTACAGCCATCAAGGCCGATTCAGTACAAACCAGGCCAATACATCCAGCTGGCAATCCCGGAAGATTTTGTGGAAGAGCATTATAAAAAATACGGGAATTTCATTAAAGAGGCATGTAAGACTCTGGGAAAAGAATTTATTCCCTATGTGCCCGGGACAACGTTGTACCGGGGCTACTCACTTGCATCCACGGAACCAGACATCCTGAAGCTCATCGTTCGCATGGCCCCTGCTCATCCGAGCATGTCAATAGAAAAAGGTGGACCTCCCTGCATAGGGCCTGCTTGTGTGCATACCTACCTTTTAGAAAGGAGTCTGTGGAATTTTTTCCGCGGTGAAAAGATACGTTTTACGGGACCGTATGGCCATTTTACGCTGAAAGAAGAACCGCATACCGCGGTCTTTGTTGCCGGTGGCGCAGGCTTAGCGCCTATTTTAGCCCTTCTGGAACAATGGTTCCAGGAAGGCCGGCAGGATACAGCCATCTTTTTCCTGGGGGAAAGGCGATTCCAGGATATTCCCATGGTCTATTTGCCCAAGTGGCTGACCTGGCAGCAAAAAAATCCTCAGTTTAAACTTGTGCCGGTACTTTCCGGCGCATTTCGCGGCGACAACCCCGCTGAATTGAATGATCTTGACAAGAACTGTCTTTCTTCGCTTTCCGTGGAGGCCAAACGCCTCGTGAAAGAACAGGGGTTTGTGGATGAGCAGGAAAATCATTGGAAGGGCGAAGTCGGTTTTATTGGACCCCTCCTGAGAAAGTATCTCTCGGCGGATCAGAATATTGTATTTTACCTCTGCGGGCCGTCACCCATGACCGTCACCGTCATCGATTCAGCAGCGAACCAGTTGAATCTGAAAAAAGAAGATGCCCTCTTTGACGATTTTACCGGCACGCTCACCCCTTCAGTCGATCTGATCTATCAAAAGCTTGAAATTAAAGAACTGCTGTATCGTGCATCTCTACCCAACGCCGATAAGCTCATTGAAAAGATTGGCCAAATCCTCATTATTCAACTGATACTCAAAGACAAGATCGAAGAAGGCTACCGCTTCCTTGACCAGGTAAGGGAATCCCTGGGAAAGTCTGCACAGGAACTTGAATTGATGCTCTCCGCCTATAAGAGTTGA
- a CDS encoding UvrD-helicase domain-containing protein, protein MIKPIDNESREIAVSERERNIVVIAGAGTGKTTLLVNRVLHVLLGHKRLQKEESPILRIVAMTFTEKAASDMKVRLMGELEKIVAVIKGNASPEEQIKREKFLAHIRDTYHTTLAEIERRAKKSLEDMDKALIGTIHSFAAHLLRLYPLESGVVPGFIVDEGDVFEEMFDKEWSRWIAGELTLDSSRAHLWKDVLRRLDLECMKELAKKLSAFTIPPDSLTSPANDASIVQPLIDFLAHRITKIVASCGKQKNNLVLQLNELSNIFDGIRKHGIDYVNTLTYDLDKDPSKAKKDWTEEGFAAAQRLVKESHGMLKKLRAVDHAFLTAATDLILPFAKTFRQTYLSQGYVSFDGLLTLTRDLLQKKECRHVREKLKDDFRVILVDEFQDTDPVQYEIVLFLSESLEYYSTDARKVILEEGKLFIVGDPKQSIYAFRRADIEAYEYVVKQVCGQDEPLKLQENFRSHSGIIEVVNQLFDGRIMVEQPGLQPRYIPIHAQRQKRHSSQKVELVLVSDIEGNELSANEAREAEAEWIARWIANHVNRETMEDPLAANGVRTLVFRDVALLLRAFTQVRPYVEAFKRYGIPYIVEGEKYFYTTQEILDFINLLRVIGNPHDLVALVGVLRSPLAGLTDREIYELRVHHSLDYRKGVLEKIPEDYGIKDTDCHPLQTHKQEKEKPNLSAEAKEIAESFYAFLREIHARAGIIPVSQLIAEILDSAHIAEITASAWHGEQKLANLWKLHRMACDMEESAGISLQTFVGRIKTHIREGREEGESPLSDETLDVVKILTIHKSKGLEFPVIILGNLHGEVRNDHEVLDGAVFDWSTSTTGIVVGRGNQQVRNLQSMVIEKKLNDRSWEEEKRVLYVAMTRARERLILTGSEKGDDKSYMGMITQSVKDATGMEPGNEDKTADKEKSPLPLQEKAGVMGVSQGKFPLGNAEIFVEHFRFDGIRHPQKAVKEKFLNADWTAFVETWKKREAEMAEALKRPLFVSPTTIADEEAMEKDGPIAQRSTRKISHFQPGTSEQPRPENYPLSPPNGGGDSGTVMAKKIQPDTGQPYPGQSAVIGSLCHRVLEGWDFRGDSQKLQSSVESAVAWAIAVQKNELRSPDQPFGQDLHYQKEGAMSSEGEERGKIPGFHKTSSGATVFQDAELIKAEVIKILSAFLASETYRELQAAQILGREIPILLHWDGQVMRGTIDILYKMGDRVIIADYKTDRVTMTDLTARAEKYRYQKEVYAEAVKRCLKVDNPEFKVIFLRIGMAVSV, encoded by the coding sequence ATGATAAAACCTATTGATAATGAATCGAGAGAAATTGCAGTATCCGAACGGGAGAGAAATATCGTTGTTATTGCCGGGGCCGGAACGGGGAAGACGACCCTCCTGGTAAATCGGGTGCTGCATGTGCTTCTGGGTCACAAACGGCTGCAGAAAGAAGAAAGCCCCATCCTCAGAATCGTAGCCATGACCTTTACGGAAAAAGCCGCCAGTGATATGAAGGTAAGGCTGATGGGCGAGTTGGAAAAGATTGTTGCCGTTATCAAGGGAAATGCCTCGCCAGAAGAACAGATAAAGAGAGAGAAATTTCTCGCGCATATCCGCGATACATACCATACGACCCTTGCAGAGATTGAACGCCGCGCAAAAAAGTCTCTGGAGGATATGGACAAGGCACTGATCGGGACGATTCACAGTTTTGCCGCCCATCTGTTGCGTCTCTATCCCCTCGAATCGGGCGTAGTGCCAGGATTTATCGTGGATGAAGGCGATGTATTTGAGGAAATGTTTGACAAAGAATGGAGCAGATGGATTGCAGGCGAACTTACGCTGGATTCTTCCCGCGCGCACCTCTGGAAGGACGTATTGCGGCGATTAGACCTTGAATGCATGAAGGAACTGGCAAAGAAGCTGTCTGCGTTTACCATTCCCCCGGATTCCCTTACGTCACCGGCAAACGATGCATCCATCGTCCAACCCCTGATCGATTTTCTTGCCCATAGAATTACGAAGATCGTGGCTTCCTGCGGGAAGCAGAAAAACAATCTTGTCCTGCAATTGAATGAGTTATCAAACATTTTCGATGGTATCAGGAAGCACGGTATTGACTACGTGAATACCCTGACATACGACCTTGACAAAGACCCCTCTAAGGCAAAAAAAGATTGGACGGAGGAAGGGTTTGCGGCAGCACAAAGACTCGTAAAGGAAAGTCATGGGATGTTAAAGAAACTCAGGGCCGTTGATCATGCCTTTCTTACCGCAGCGACAGACCTCATCCTGCCGTTTGCGAAGACCTTTCGGCAAACGTATCTGTCGCAGGGCTATGTCTCGTTTGACGGGCTTCTTACCCTTACCAGGGATTTATTGCAAAAGAAAGAGTGTCGCCACGTTCGTGAAAAGCTAAAGGACGATTTTCGGGTAATCCTTGTCGATGAGTTCCAGGATACCGACCCCGTCCAGTATGAAATCGTCCTCTTTCTTTCTGAGTCGCTGGAATACTACAGCACGGATGCACGGAAGGTTATCCTTGAGGAAGGCAAACTTTTCATCGTGGGCGATCCCAAGCAGTCTATTTATGCCTTTCGCAGGGCGGATATTGAGGCGTATGAATATGTGGTGAAGCAGGTGTGCGGACAGGATGAGCCATTGAAATTGCAGGAAAATTTCAGAAGTCATTCCGGTATCATCGAGGTGGTAAATCAGCTCTTTGACGGAAGAATCATGGTGGAGCAGCCGGGCTTACAACCACGCTATATCCCGATCCATGCACAGAGACAAAAGAGACACTCCTCTCAGAAAGTTGAGCTTGTGCTGGTTTCTGATATAGAAGGAAACGAACTGAGTGCAAATGAGGCCAGAGAGGCAGAGGCAGAGTGGATTGCACGCTGGATTGCAAACCACGTGAACCGGGAAACCATGGAAGATCCCCTGGCTGCAAACGGGGTTCGTACGCTTGTTTTCCGGGACGTTGCCCTGCTGTTGCGCGCATTTACTCAGGTGAGGCCGTATGTTGAGGCGTTCAAACGATACGGCATCCCGTACATCGTGGAAGGGGAAAAATACTTCTATACCACCCAGGAAATCCTCGATTTTATCAATCTTCTGCGCGTCATCGGAAATCCTCACGATCTGGTTGCGCTGGTGGGCGTACTACGCTCACCTCTCGCAGGCTTAACCGATCGTGAAATCTATGAACTTCGGGTACATCATTCACTGGATTACCGCAAAGGCGTCTTGGAAAAAATCCCTGAAGATTACGGAATAAAAGATACGGATTGTCATCCTCTTCAAACTCACAAGCAAGAAAAGGAAAAGCCAAATCTATCTGCTGAAGCAAAGGAAATCGCAGAATCTTTCTATGCTTTTTTACGAGAAATCCATGCCCGTGCCGGCATCATTCCCGTCTCTCAGCTAATCGCAGAGATCCTGGACAGCGCCCATATTGCCGAGATTACCGCAAGCGCCTGGCATGGCGAACAGAAGCTGGCCAACCTCTGGAAGCTCCATCGGATGGCTTGCGATATGGAAGAGTCGGCAGGTATTTCACTGCAAACCTTCGTTGGCCGTATCAAGACGCACATCAGGGAGGGGCGGGAAGAAGGTGAGAGCCCGCTTTCGGATGAGACGCTGGATGTCGTGAAAATCCTTACCATCCATAAGTCGAAGGGGCTGGAATTTCCCGTTATTATCCTCGGCAATCTGCACGGTGAAGTACGAAATGACCACGAGGTTTTGGACGGAGCGGTATTTGATTGGTCTACGTCTACAACCGGCATTGTGGTTGGACGGGGGAATCAACAGGTAAGGAATCTGCAAAGCATGGTGATCGAAAAGAAACTGAATGACCGGTCGTGGGAAGAAGAGAAACGCGTCCTGTATGTGGCCATGACCAGGGCCAGGGAACGGTTGATCCTTACGGGATCAGAAAAGGGAGATGATAAATCGTATATGGGAATGATCACCCAATCGGTGAAGGATGCCACAGGCATGGAGCCTGGCAATGAAGATAAAACAGCAGATAAGGAAAAATCCCCCCTCCCCTTGCAGGAAAAGGCTGGGGTAATGGGCGTTTCTCAAGGAAAATTCCCTTTAGGAAACGCAGAGATCTTTGTTGAGCATTTCAGATTTGATGGAATACGTCATCCACAAAAGGCAGTTAAGGAAAAGTTTTTGAATGCCGACTGGACGGCCTTTGTTGAAACATGGAAGAAGAGAGAAGCAGAAATGGCTGAGGCGCTGAAGAGGCCGCTCTTTGTCTCTCCAACGACAATAGCTGACGAAGAAGCAATGGAAAAAGACGGACCCATAGCACAGAGGAGCACCAGGAAAATTTCTCATTTTCAGCCTGGTACGTCCGAACAACCTCGACCGGAAAATTATCCGCTATCTCCTCCCAACGGCGGAGGGGATAGCGGAACGGTTATGGCAAAGAAAATTCAACCTGATACTGGGCAACCGTATCCAGGGCAATCAGCGGTAATCGGTTCCCTTTGCCACCGGGTACTGGAGGGATGGGATTTTCGCGGAGATTCCCAGAAACTGCAAAGCTCCGTCGAATCAGCCGTAGCATGGGCCATTGCCGTTCAGAAAAATGAGCTAAGGTCGCCTGATCAACCTTTCGGGCAAGACCTTCACTATCAAAAGGAAGGGGCTATGTCTTCTGAAGGCGAGGAAAGAGGGAAGATTCCAGGGTTTCATAAAACGTCCTCTGGAGCGACGGTATTTCAGGATGCGGAATTGATAAAAGCAGAGGTAATAAAAATCTTGTCAGCCTTTCTTGCCTCAGAGACATACCGGGAGTTGCAGGCCGCACAAATCCTTGGACGTGAGATACCCATCCTGCTTCATTGGGATGGGCAGGTTATGAGGGGTACTATTGATATCCTTTACAAGATGGGCGACCGTGTCATCATTGCTGATTATAAGACAGATCGCGTCACCATGACTGATCTGACTGCAAGGGCAGAAAAATACCGCTATCAGAAAGAAGTCTACGCGGAAGCCGTCAAACGCTGTCTAAAAGTAGACAATCCTGAGTTTAAAGTTATCTTCCTGAGAATTGGCATGGCGGTGTCGGTTTGA